A genomic region of Schistosoma haematobium chromosome Unknown HiC_scaffold_177, whole genome shotgun sequence contains the following coding sequences:
- a CDS encoding uncharacterized protein (EggNog:ENOG410VENC~COG:A): MLTMSTIKSAQARSRPLGTFATPDARFDHVHLDTVGPLPPSHGYDHILTCIDHFTRWPEATPITSITAETVAHRFVERWIALYGCPSTVTTDRGQQFESALFSSLTRLLGTERIRTTAYHPASNGLVERFHRQLKSALRAHENDDWYETLPLVLLGIRTSLKADIQCSAAELVYGTTLRLPGEFFTPRSRPNFAKSDYVQRLSAFMRTLPPVSTRIQHRQVALPRELSTCSHVFIRVDSVRKPLQQSYEGPFSRDRSSRKDLQG, from the coding sequence atgcttacaatgtcaacgatcaaaagtgcacaggcacgtagccGCCCCCTCGGTACAttcgctacgcctgatgctcgcttcgatcaTGTTCACTTAGACACTGTAggaccactgccaccatcgcacgggtatgatcacatactcacgtgcatcgaccacttcaccagatggcccgaagctacacccatcacgtctatcacggcggagacagttgctcaccgcttcgtagaacgatggatagctctatatggttgtccctcgactgtcacgactgaccgaggacaacaatttgagtccgcactattctcctcacttactcggctgcttggtacggaacgaatacgcactaccgcctaccatccagcttcaaacggtttagttgaaaggtttcaccggcaacttaaaagtgctcttcgagcacacgaaaacgacgactggtacgaaaccttaccgctcgttcttttaggtatcagaacgagtttaaaggcagatatccaatgttccgccgctgaacttgtatacggcacgacattgcgtctgcccggggaattcttcacaccacggagcagacctaatttcgctaaatcagactacgtccaacgactgtctgcatttatgcgaacgctgcctccggtgtcaactcgaatacaacatcgacaggtcgctctccctcgagagttatctacctgttcacatgttttcatacgagtagattcggtacgcaaacctttgcaacaatcttacgaaggccctttttcgcgtgatcgctcgtcacgaaaagaccttcaaggttga